Below is a window of Flavobacterium sp. CFS9 DNA.
TCATTTTTGCCGCAAAAAGGAAAGTCCGGATAAAAATCAGGGCTTTTTTTTTAAACATATGTTTGTTGAAGACTGTTAGTTCCTCCTCAGTAAATAAAAAAAATGTTAATTTATTAAAAATCAAGTATTTATACGCTATCTCATGATTTTATAATAAAGTAATTTTGAAGAGTAATATTACAAAACAAAAAAACTATCGGTAAGCTAATTTTTACAATACCAAGCGTAATTAGAATACGATATTCTAAAAGGTAAAATAAAAAATACGGATTTATGGTCTTGTTTAATTCGTTTATTAGTAGAAAAAAAGCAATGCTGCATTACCCACTTAAACCAACCTTCCTGTAGAGGTTTTTATTACAGGGGCGGAAACTGAAAAGCCTCATGAGTAAGACAAATACTTTAGAAACATCAGAAAGCCTGGTGATCTAAGGTTAGTTGTTACAGGTAATGATAAAATCTTGTAGCAATGATTACAACCCCAAAAACAAATAAACAATGAGCACTATTATTGACAATTTTGAGAAACATGATTATCTTATACTTGAAACACGTGGCGTTACTAATGATGGCACATGGATACATACAGAAGGAAATGATTACATTTTCTATTATAAATTAGACATATGGACACCTGAGCAAAACCAGATAATGGGAAATGCATTCTTAAGAGCCTTGCAAGTTCCTAACAAAATAAAAGATGCTGTACTGGCCACTTCGGGACAAAAAGTGGTGGATGGTCTTTATACACTAGATCAAACTGCTATGGTGAAAGCTTTGAATTCGATAAGAGGAATGTCACAAACTAATGTAGTACAAAGAGCATTAATTGGTAATGGTACTATACAGCAGGCAAACGAACAGCTCTTCAACGATATTTTATCAGGTGTGGGTGGTTCAGTAAACCCAATGCGCGACTATCTTAATAGAGCGATGGCGGCAACTCAGGCTGCGGCTGCGGGTAACACAACAGCTCAAAATCTTGGTACCACTATTACTCTTCTTTCCTTAGTACCTGGCCTGAATATACCTACAACTTCTGTTGTATATGCAGTTTCAAAAGCTTCTTCTGCTGCTGTACTGGTCAAGCATAAATGCTCTAGCGATTCAACTGCATTTTCTTATAATGTAGACTATACAAAAGTTGGTTATTCCTATGTAGAACCTCTTTAGTTCAACAACAAAACTTTTTCGAAATTCATACTTTTCGTAAAGGAAATTTAATTTGTGTCAGTTTATGCACTCCTTTGAAAGGAATACTAAATCTATTCAACGAAGAAGAGTGCATAAAATGGCCAAATTTGTTATTTCTGCAATAGAAAAAACAGTTTTCAAACAAGTTCTTCAATTGCAATAAAGACCTTTTTATACACAACAAAAAACACAGACCCATGAACAAATCTATACCATATTGCATTACGCCCACCCCCGATGGAGCGTGGCTGCACACCTGCAATGAAAATTTATTACTGGCATCGCTACCAAAGGACACAGATAACAAAACAGAAACAATCCTTTTGGAAGCTTTTAAAAATGCGCTCGCATTATTCGTTGAGATAAGAGCCGCCCTAAAAAAAACATGCCATACAAAACCTTTTGTTGGAGGATTGTACCTGGTAGATGGCACCGAAATGCAGAACACTATGATCACTATAAATGGAATGGGAGAAACATCTGCATACTCCAGCACAAAATCGTATGGCGGTACACCCTCTGCCGTGAATTTACAATTCTTTGAAGATGTACTAGGGATTTCGAATGACAAACTAAAATATCTGGAATCAAATCTATTACGATATATGAAAATAATACAAGGAGATGCAAAACGGACAACAGCCCAAACGATTGGCCTTTTAACCTGCGTTGTAGGTTATGTTGAACTAACAGGAACAACCGTGACCACATTTACCTATGTTACTGCCACCACAACGACCAAAGATCAGTTTGACAAAATAGACTGTGAATGTGATGATTTAGAAAAGTTTAACTATGAATTTAACATCGTAAAATTTAATTATTCACCGGTCAATTCTGTTGAAAATAGAATAATTGCTAACGAAAATAACTAGCTGATTCTATTTCAATCCTATTAGAACTTAGTATTGTTTTATTCAGATAAAACCATGAGTCACGTACACAAACACTCTTGCTGTGTAAAGTCTCATGGCTTTTATTTTCTATAGGAATTACTACATTTTTCTTCTTTATCTGTTTCGGCAAGCCTCTGCATTCAGCTTTCTTAAGTTTTTATGAAGTATGCTTCGGGTCACTATTTTTTTCTGCTCATAATTTCTGGCACATCTTTGTAATTCATTCAGCAAAATCATAAAACTGCTGTACAAGACATTCAGTTCTTCCATATTTTGACAGATCTTGATATTATCCTCTTCCAGTTTAATTACAGAATTGCTGTAGCTGTTTTTATATTTATTAAAAACCTCTTCCATTCTCCGATGTTCTCTTTTATCGATACCCTGCATAATGAAGTAAAAATCGTATTTGAATTAGTGAATTGTCATTAAGAAATCAGCGTCTGCTTTATTTGCCGATAAAGGAAAGGTCTTCGCTGTTACCGGAATATTTTTAGCGGTATTTCCGTTAATAGAATTTAAAGCTTTGGCTAATAAAACTTCGGAACTGTTTCCCAAAGGAAAAACTTCCGGCTGCTGAATTTCATTTAAAGAAATGAGCGGATCAATTCCTTTTGAATACTCTCCTTCATGCCTGGAATTGAACAATTTATATATCGCCGGATACAAAGTCCAGCCTTTTTTATTTAATATTCTGTCGTCAATAATTGGAAAACCCGCTACATCTTTACCAAAGGTTCTGTTTCCAATGGTTATAACTTCCATATAAGGTTTTAGATTATTCATCACAAGCTCTGAGGCAGATGCTGTATACTGACCACATAAAATATAGACTCTGTTTATGGACGGATGAACATTGCGAAGGGCATCAAAACTTATTTTTGATTCATTGCTTTCTAAAGCCTGTTTAAAGGATTGGTCTACATTTCCGCCATTAGCATTTCCTTCAAATTTTATAAACAGAGTATTGGATTGGATATTAGGGGCCAGAATAATGCTTAAAGCTGTTGCAGCTGCGATATCCCCTCCTCCATTATACCGCAAATCGACCACAAGTTCTGTAATTGATTTATTTTTAAGTTCCTGAAAAGTCTGAAGATACGATTGCGCCTGTCCAGCATCAAAATGAGAAATTTCGACGTAACCGATTTTTTTGCCTTTATCTTCAATAATCCTATAATTGATGGGCTGTGAAAAGCTATATCCCTGCAGTATAGAAACTTCTTTTACCGCAGAAAATCCTGACTGTACTGTATAGAAAACCAGCTGCAGATTTAACTGCGTTGATGCGGTCATTTTAGAATACAATTCAGCATAATTATTTTGGCTTAGCGCTGTTCCCTCTATTTTTGTGATCAGCTGACCTCTTTTTAAACCATTTCTTTTGGCGGGAGAATCTTCTAATACATAAAGAATTACACCGTAAAATTTCGATTCAAATTCAAAAAAAGAAACTTCGAATCCAAATTTACGTCTGAGACTTTGCTGTGCCGTTTCCGGCTGTTCAGGGTGAACAGCATAAGAATATCGGTCGTCTTTTTGCAGTAAACCCGCAAAATACTCTTTAGGAGGGAGATCCAGACGTCCATTTTCGGGCATTGTGGTGTTCCAGCGATAATATTTCTTCATCTGCTGGTACATCCACTCATTGGCATACTCATTTGTACCTGCTTCATAAACCGGAGCGGGAGAATCATTATCTGAACAAGAAAACATAAAAACAGATAAAAAAAGAAATAACGATAAAACAGAAATATTTGAATATTTCATCTATTGATTTTAATTGTTAGTAATGATTTTATATTCCCGAAAATGAAGATTTATTATTATTTAAAAACGAAATAATCTGTCAGGCTTAAAGTTCCTTCTACACCCGAAAAACTACCATTTGCATCTACTTTTTCCTCCAGTACTATTAGTTTTGATTTATTGACAGACATGGTCATAATTACGGTTACTTTTTGTCCCGGAATATACGATTCTGTTGTGCCGTGTTTTACCAATTCCATTAAAATGGTTGGAGGTGAGCTGAATGGAAATTCAATAAAAGAACTAAACTTTTCTTTATTTATATTTTCAACCGTACCCAAAACCTGTCCGTTAAGTTTGCGTATAATTCCATCAAGATTACCTCTGTAACTACTTTTGGAATACAAGTTTTGATTGGGAAAAATAAATTTATAGCCACTGTTAGCCGTTTTACTTAAAACGCCCGGCTTTATACGCGAAACATTATCGATCCAAAAGTTATCTTTTGCAAAAAAGGAAATCGTATCCTTAACCTTTTGAGCATTAAACTCATAGGTATGCAATACTGCCTTAGTGGTTTTGTTTATAATAGAAATCGTCTTTCCCTGACTACCGTAATAGACAAAGTCGTACTCTTTTTCTATTTTTTTTACAAAGGCCGTTTTTTTGTCTTTACTAATTTCAATAATTTTATCGTTAACCCTTATCTGCAGCGAATCATTTAAAGCATTGTAACCGCTAATGGTTATTCTTCCCGGCTGATTGGTTTCATTGCTGTAAAAAGGTACTTTTTCATCAGTAGAACAAGATGTTACAAGAGTAATTAAAATTAAAAAAGCGAATAACTTTGGCAATAAATTCATCATATTTATTTTTGTTTGCATCATTTGATTTGAAAACCGGATTACTTTTTAATAAATTTTATTTTTTTTGAAGCTCCATTATTGGTTACAGAAAGGAAATAAATGCCCTGCATTAAATCATTAACAGGCAAACCTTCTGTTTTATAAGAAGACTCTTTTATTAAAACGCCATTCGTATTGTAAATTTTTAAATCTGTTTCTTCGTTTTTATACTCTTCTGCTATTTCTAACTCCAGATAATCCTGAACAGGATTTTGTTTTAAATAACATAGAGATGATTTTAACTTATTATCACCTATTCCTAATAAAGCTTCTGCCATTACTGAAATTTTATCGATTTCGTAGCCAATAAAAGGACTTGAAATATTATTCCCTAGTGCTATATATACTTCGGCTTTTCCGGCAAACTGAGAAATATCTACTGTATAATTTTTAAATTCTGCCTCTTCAACAGTATTTCTTTCCAGGGTAATGGTATGCAAAAGTTTAAACGAGGCAGGATCCGGAGATGTAGAGCCATAGATAAAAATATTCTGATTACTATCGTAAATACTTGGCTGTGCTTTTATAGTCAAACTAATTTTACCTGAGTAAAAAGAAATATTCAAAACCGGACTGATGGCCAGATTATTTTCTAAACCTTCGAGCGGTCCGCCAGTTGTAAAATCAATATTATAGGTTCCCAGAACATCAATAGTTCCGTCAATTACACTTCCGGTACTTGCATCCAACTGAATGTTTTTTCGGGCTATCCAGTTGCTTCCATTTCCATCCCTGTCCAGTAAATTCCAGTCTGAAGCATTAGAATCATCAAAATCATCTTCCCAGATTGTGTATTGAGCAGATGATATCGTAGTAATCATTATAAAAGCAAAAAAAAGTAGTGTTTTTTTCATGTTTTTTATTTTAAACAAGGGCAGATTTCTCTACCCTTGCAGTATTAATTAGTAAGCTGTTTTTTTTCTAATTAGAAATTAGAAAATTTTGTCCAGGTGTTAGTCCAGTTAGATTCTGTTTTAAACGCTCCTGTAGTTCCTGTAAAGTTAAGAGCACCATTATTAAAGAAAGGCTGGTTTAAGCTCCATTTTGTAGCCGGGTCAACTGTAGAAGTAGTCGTACCAAGACCTGTTAAAGTTGTTCCTACCGGAAGAGCAACATTATCAAATCCGTGGATTGAAACTCTTAAATAAGAAGATCCTGATGGAACTGAAGGTGAATCCCATCTAATTCCTGTATTGTATCCTGTTACCGTTACATCTGTAAGGCTGATGTTACCTGCTCTGCGCACGTGAATTGCATTTTCATACAAATCAGCAACTGTAGAAGAGCTTACACCAATGATAGATAATTGAGAAATAACCGGACGTGTAATAATTGTAGTAAGTGTTCCGGTAGCGTTGTTATCTAATTCAATACCATTAGAATCAGGATTTCCTCCGCTTAAACTGTGTGTTGAATTACTGTCTGCAAGTGCGATAGCTTTTGTGATGCTTCCTGTGTAACCAAAATCGAAATCGAAGTTGTCATCATCAGCAGCAAAAGAAACTAAATGAGTAGCGTTTACTTTACCTCCGAAAAATTCAAATGAATCATCTTTACCATAAGACACCTGAATGTGGTTAATAGTAGTTCCGCTTCCAACACCAGCCAATGTTAAACCGTTGATTTCAACATCTGTATCTAAAATACGTCCTGCAAATTCGATACGTACATAGCTTAAGATTCCCGCATTGTGATTGTTGTTTGAACCTCCATAGTAAAATTCAGTAAAATTAGGCTGATCGTCTAATCCTTCCACAATGTTAGTAACAGAACCTGTATTAACCTCTGCGTCTCCTAAAAGAACAACTCCTCCAAAATCTCCAGGAGCAGCTGAAGTATTAGCATTGTCATCTAATAAATTATAACTTGTAAAAACAATTGGAGATTCTGCAGTTCCCTGTGCATCAATCTGCCCTGTTTTAGTAATTACCAAAACTCCTGTAGCAACTCCGGGTGCCAAAGGTTTTGCTTTAATAAAAGTTCCCGCCTGAATAGTCAATTTTGCACCATTTTTCACCGTAATAACTCCATCGATTTCCCAAACTCTGTCGTTTGTCCATGTAGTATTAGAGGTAATAGCACCGCTTACTGTTTGTACTGTAGGTGGATGAGCATAGTCAGCACCTGAAGCTTTCATTGAAAAAGAAGAATCTGCAGTAGAGTCATCATTTTGGCAAGAGCCCAAAAGTAGAGCTGCCATTGCAAATAGAAAAAAATTTTTCATAATAATTTAATTATTGCTATATTTGCTGCTAATCAAACTAGGCCTTTGGAGAGAGCAGCAAAATATCTTTCCTTAGGTCTTTCTCGTTTTTGGTAAAGATCTTTTTTGATAAACTGGTTCCGCTTTACCGTCGGAGGTTTATACCTAAACTCCATCTTTCATTCTTAGGGTTTCCAACGCAATGAAAGGATTGCTTTCCATTCTTCCTGATCTTTTAATGCAATCACTGCAGGTCTTTTTATAAAGCCGTAAGTTTTCAAAAGACCCTGCAGAAACTGCATAAAAAAAACAATAGACCTTGATTAAAACTAAATGAAGAATTAAAAAAATTAATCTTAGTATAACTATATTAGACTTCAGAAGTGCAAAATATCACCGCTATTTTTATTGTTAACGGTTTCTTAATATCCAGGATCTTTCTGACTTAAACCGCTCTTTTTCTCAGACAAATAAAAGTATCTCTCCCCTATTCTTTCGTCTGAGATAATCCTTTACTTCTTCCAATAAAGCTTCTTAATGGATTGTATCTTTAAAAGGAATAACTTAATGAAACGCTTATTGTTCTGCCACTTTTAGCTTTAAACAATACTTTATCAATGTCTTCGTCATATTTATTAGTGGCATTTGCTCCTAAGCTGTATCGGTCTCGTGGATTTGACCCTACCGGCACATTTTCAATATGTGAATAACTGTTTGAATTATCATAAGTTTTGATTGCTGCATCAAACAGGTTTTTCATACTGCATTTGAGTTCAAGATTTTTTTCTTTAAAAAACTTATAACTAATCTGTGCATCTGTAATCGAATAAGGCATTCTGATTTCTTCAGACTGATAATCAAATCCCACCAATATATACTGATCTCCTATAGCATTATGTCTCACGCTAAATCCTAAACGATCACCCACGTAATCTAATCCTAAATTATACGTATAGGGGGACTGTCCGTAAAGCGGTCTGTTTGCTTCATACAGTCCTCCTGTTCCGTCAATGGCTACATAAGAGGTTACTTTTGTTTTGTTAATAGAAGCATTCCCGGAGATAAAAATATGTTTAAGAGCTTCTCCTTCCCCTAAAAAAGAAAGGCTTTTATACAGCTCTACTTCTATTCCCCAAAGTTTAGCATTGGCTGAATTAAGGTTGTAAATGTTTCTGATTCTTGATGGATTTAAACTTCCTACTGATTCCATAGGATCATCTATATTTTTATGATATACCCCAAAAGATAAAATTTCACCTCCGGATGGAAACCATTCTAACTTTAAATCATAATTGTTGGAGACACTGGAAATCATTCCGCCTGAATAATTATAAATTTTGGCAGACTGAATAGGATCATAATAGGGAATGCTCAAACGTTCTGCAAATTGAGGACGCAAAACCGATTTATTATATCCCAATCTGATATTCATTTTATTGGTAGGACTTACCACCAAACTTGCCGATGGTAAAAACTGCCACAACTTATCGTCTTTCTGGTCTTTTCCAAAATCTCCTGCCGCTTCAGACTGGCTTTCAATTTCGGTATACAAATAACTTTCTGCTCTTACTCCCCACACTAATCTTACGTACCGTCCAATTTTATCATCGAGCATTAAAAAAGGAGAATGCACTTTTACGTCACCTACATATCGGTTACCGTATACTCCATAATCCTGCCATCCAAAACCTCCGTAATGGTATCTCGAACCGTCTAAAAATTTGGAAAGAGGTTCATAAATTTCCGCTTTATCTGCACCTGTACCAATTACGACTACCTTTGCCGATTCCTGCTGGTTGGTAGCTTTTTTATAAGTGCCAAAATATCCCGCTTTTATATCATTGGTATAGGTGTCGCTAAAGTCAAAAGAGTACTTAAAATTGATAGCGAAATTATAATCGGTTTCATCGTTTGTAAAATTACTTCTGCTGAAAGGGAATCTTGTTTCTGAGTTATACACATAATGATAAAGCAAAATATCATCTCCTACTTTTTTTCTGTAAGTATCAAGAAAAGTAGCGTCTTTAGTATCTTTCGAAACGGTGTTATAAGCTCCAAACCAATTGATATCCAGCTTGCCAAACTTATGACTTCCTTCAATTTTGCTTTGCAGCAGTGTCTGATAAACAGGATAATCTGTTTCTGAAGTCGAAGGAAGTATTGATCCATTCATAATTTCAGATATGGCATCACTGTCGCTCCACCCTGTTACCTGAGTGAGCTGATTGTTGTAAATGTGCATCACTGTATTACGTGCCGTTATTTTATGATCGCCAAACTGAATTCCCGCATTAAACATTCCTGCCAGAGTAGAATTAAAGGTATAATTGGCTCCTGAATTTCTAAATCCGTATTTGGTAAATGTTGAATACAATGCTTTATCGGTCTCCGGAACAAAAAGTGAGTTATCGGCATTACTTGCTCTTTGCGTATGCTCAATATCCAGTTTATCCTGAGTATTTTTAAAAAATAACGATCCTACAAAACCCCACTTGTTATTATCTTTTAATTTGTACGCTCTTCCCATCGCATATTGAAGTGTTGTACCCGGAGCAGCGTATGTTTTATAAGTGGTAAAATTGTCTTCTGTAAACCTCTTAGACTGTTCCAGAAAAAGTCCGGAATCAGCTTCGTTTGTTGGTATGGGTAAGGATACTAAATTCGTTGGATAATCTCTTCTGCCATCATCGAAACCTAAATAATCGTAAGCACCTTCCTGCTTCGTAAGTCTTTCTTTAAAAGTACTTCTGCTGTTGTATGATGTACTTATCGAGAAACTATTAAAGTTTTCTTTAGGAATATCTTTTGTTTTAATTTCTACATAACCTCCCGCAAAATTGGCGTACATATCCGGAGTTGCTGATTTACTGACTACAATACTCTCAACCATTGAAGTCGGAATAATATCAAAAGAAAAGTTTTGCTGATAGGCATCGGTGCTGGGAAGCGTAATTCCGTCCATAACGGCCTGATTCCATCTTTCTCCCATAGAACGGACTACAACATACTTATTATCGACGGTTGTTACACCTGTGATACGTTTTAGTGAACTTGCTACATCTCTGTCCGGTGTTCTCGCAATTTGTTCTGCTGAGATACCATCAGAGAATTGTGCCGCTTTTTTTTGCTGTAACAGCAATCCCTGAATGGAAGCTGTCGCCTGTTTGTAATTTTGCACAATTACCACTTCTTTGAGGGATTGCGCAGCTTCTTTTAAGGAAACGACCAAAGGAATTTCTCCTCCTTCTATTACTTTTACACCCGTGATTTTCTGTGTTTGAAAAGAGATAGCACTGATTTCAATCGTATATTCCCCAGATTCTAATTCTAAAATATAATTTCCGTCAATATCAGACTGTACTCCGTAATTTAACTCTACTACTTTTATATTAACTGCCGGAAGCGAAAGTCCGTTGATGTCTACAACTTTACCTGTAATTTTTCCTTTCTTTTTTTTTTTGTCCGCATCCTTAC
It encodes the following:
- a CDS encoding S41 family peptidase, which translates into the protein MKYSNISVLSLFLFLSVFMFSCSDNDSPAPVYEAGTNEYANEWMYQQMKKYYRWNTTMPENGRLDLPPKEYFAGLLQKDDRYSYAVHPEQPETAQQSLRRKFGFEVSFFEFESKFYGVILYVLEDSPAKRNGLKRGQLITKIEGTALSQNNYAELYSKMTASTQLNLQLVFYTVQSGFSAVKEVSILQGYSFSQPINYRIIEDKGKKIGYVEISHFDAGQAQSYLQTFQELKNKSITELVVDLRYNGGGDIAAATALSIILAPNIQSNTLFIKFEGNANGGNVDQSFKQALESNESKISFDALRNVHPSINRVYILCGQYTASASELVMNNLKPYMEVITIGNRTFGKDVAGFPIIDDRILNKKGWTLYPAIYKLFNSRHEGEYSKGIDPLISLNEIQQPEVFPLGNSSEVLLAKALNSINGNTAKNIPVTAKTFPLSANKADADFLMTIH
- a CDS encoding T9SS type A sorting domain-containing protein — encoded protein: MKKTLLFFAFIMITTISSAQYTIWEDDFDDSNASDWNLLDRDGNGSNWIARKNIQLDASTGSVIDGTIDVLGTYNIDFTTGGPLEGLENNLAISPVLNISFYSGKISLTIKAQPSIYDSNQNIFIYGSTSPDPASFKLLHTITLERNTVEEAEFKNYTVDISQFAGKAEVYIALGNNISSPFIGYEIDKISVMAEALLGIGDNKLKSSLCYLKQNPVQDYLELEIAEEYKNEETDLKIYNTNGVLIKESSYKTEGLPVNDLMQGIYFLSVTNNGASKKIKFIKK
- a CDS encoding TonB-dependent receptor, whose amino-acid sequence is MNNDFSRQFPFVLWILFFGVFLGTNTIYSQTGTVSVDFKNSSPQKIIENLKSRTPYQFIYQKDLDLSLPLITLKKENVSIDEVLSDLQRMTNLNFRRNENNIAVNSKDADKKKKKGKITGKVVDINGLSLPAVNIKVVELNYGVQSDIDGNYILELESGEYTIEISAISFQTQKITGVKVIEGGEIPLVVSLKEAAQSLKEVVIVQNYKQATASIQGLLLQQKKAAQFSDGISAEQIARTPDRDVASSLKRITGVTTVDNKYVVVRSMGERWNQAVMDGITLPSTDAYQQNFSFDIIPTSMVESIVVSKSATPDMYANFAGGYVEIKTKDIPKENFNSFSISTSYNSRSTFKERLTKQEGAYDYLGFDDGRRDYPTNLVSLPIPTNEADSGLFLEQSKRFTEDNFTTYKTYAAPGTTLQYAMGRAYKLKDNNKWGFVGSLFFKNTQDKLDIEHTQRASNADNSLFVPETDKALYSTFTKYGFRNSGANYTFNSTLAGMFNAGIQFGDHKITARNTVMHIYNNQLTQVTGWSDSDAISEIMNGSILPSTSETDYPVYQTLLQSKIEGSHKFGKLDINWFGAYNTVSKDTKDATFLDTYRKKVGDDILLYHYVYNSETRFPFSRSNFTNDETDYNFAINFKYSFDFSDTYTNDIKAGYFGTYKKATNQQESAKVVVIGTGADKAEIYEPLSKFLDGSRYHYGGFGWQDYGVYGNRYVGDVKVHSPFLMLDDKIGRYVRLVWGVRAESYLYTEIESQSEAAGDFGKDQKDDKLWQFLPSASLVVSPTNKMNIRLGYNKSVLRPQFAERLSIPYYDPIQSAKIYNYSGGMISSVSNNYDLKLEWFPSGGEILSFGVYHKNIDDPMESVGSLNPSRIRNIYNLNSANAKLWGIEVELYKSLSFLGEGEALKHIFISGNASINKTKVTSYVAIDGTGGLYEANRPLYGQSPYTYNLGLDYVGDRLGFSVRHNAIGDQYILVGFDYQSEEIRMPYSITDAQISYKFFKEKNLELKCSMKNLFDAAIKTYDNSNSYSHIENVPVGSNPRDRYSLGANATNKYDEDIDKVLFKAKSGRTISVSLSYSF